A genomic region of Zalophus californianus isolate mZalCal1 chromosome 1, mZalCal1.pri.v2, whole genome shotgun sequence contains the following coding sequences:
- the LOC113917812 gene encoding cytochrome c oxidase subunit 7C, mitochondrial — MLGQSVRRFTTSVVRRSHYEEGPGKNLPFSVENKWRLLLMMTLYFGSGFAAPFFIVRHQLLKK, encoded by the coding sequence ATGTTGGGACAGAGCGTCCGGAGGTTCACAACCTCTGTGGTCCGTAGGAGCCACTATGAGGAAGGCCCAGGGAAGAATTTGCCATTTTCAGTGGAAAACAAGTGGCGATTACTACTTATGATGACTCTGTACTTTGGATCTGGATTTGCTGCACCTTTTTTTATAGTAAGACATCAGCTGCTTAAGAAATAA